A stretch of Acipenser ruthenus chromosome 1, fAciRut3.2 maternal haplotype, whole genome shotgun sequence DNA encodes these proteins:
- the LOC131737169 gene encoding lysine-specific demethylase 5B-B-like, whose product MPPSFDRTQAKRRRRPLPAQVITADDYMKMLEEKENEEKQKEQQKRKKNWRKRREKANKPNQRRTAKSTPVPVPESSNNSNITLEDGEDSEEDQTHCATCNRRQPPGCRSSSVHWVQCDYCTLWFHMICLAVEEAPEEEWLCHKCSLSV is encoded by the coding sequence ATGCCACCTTCCTTTGATCGCACCCAGGCAAAGAGAAGAAGACGGCCCCTGCCTGCACAGGTCATTACTGCCGATGACTACATGAAAATGCTTGAAGAAAAGGagaatgaagaaaaacaaaaagaacaacaaaaaagaaagaagaactggagaaaaagaagggaaaagGCAAATAAACCAAATCAAAGGAGAACAGCAAAAAGTACACCAGTGCCAGTGCCAGagagcagcaacaacagcaacattaCTCTGGAGGATGGTGAGGATTCTGAGGAGGACCAAACACACTGTGCAACATGCAACAGAAGGCAGCCACCTGGGTGCAGAAGCAGCTCTGTACATTGGGTTCAGTGTGACTACTGCACTCTCTGGTTCCACATGATATGTTTAGCTGTTGAAGAGGCACCTGAAGAAGAATGGCTGTGTCACAAATGCAGTCTAAGTGTTTAA